A single region of the Enterobacter cloacae complex sp. R_G8 genome encodes:
- the sad gene encoding succinate-semialdehyde dehydrogenase, with amino-acid sequence MTYSSATHALSVNPATGETLAAYPWATSEEVEQAITLAEAGFRQWRGESVSHRAQKLRDLGAALRQRGEEMAQMISREMGKPIVQARAEVAKSAGLCDWYAEHGPAMLRAEPTLVENQNAVIEYRPLGPILAVMPWNFPLWQVLRGAVPILLAGNSYLLKHAPNVLGSAALIGQIFADAGIAQGVFGWVNATNDGVSQAINDRRIAAVTVTGSVRAGAAIGAQAGAALKKCVLELGGSDPFIVLNDADLDLAVRAAVTGRYQNTGQVCAAAKRFIIEEGIADDFTRRFVAAVAALKMGAPDREENDIGPMARFDLRDELHQQVQATLAQGATLLLGGEKISGEGNYYAPTVLSHVTPTMTAFRQELFGPVAAITVAKDAEHALQLANDSDFGLSATVFTADEALAGRFSRELECGGVFINGFSASDARVAFGGVKKSGFGRELSHFGLHEFCNVQTVWKNRV; translated from the coding sequence ATGACTTATTCATCTGCTACGCATGCCCTCTCTGTTAATCCGGCGACAGGCGAGACGCTGGCCGCGTATCCCTGGGCCACATCCGAAGAGGTTGAACAGGCAATCACCCTGGCTGAGGCCGGTTTTCGCCAGTGGCGAGGGGAAAGCGTCTCTCACCGGGCACAAAAGCTGCGCGACCTGGGGGCAGCACTGCGCCAGCGTGGGGAAGAGATGGCGCAGATGATCTCCCGGGAAATGGGCAAGCCGATTGTGCAGGCGCGGGCGGAAGTGGCCAAATCTGCGGGTCTGTGCGACTGGTATGCGGAACATGGCCCGGCGATGCTGCGTGCGGAGCCCACGCTGGTGGAAAACCAAAACGCGGTCATTGAATACCGTCCGCTGGGGCCGATTCTTGCGGTGATGCCGTGGAACTTCCCGCTCTGGCAGGTGCTGCGTGGTGCGGTGCCGATCCTGCTGGCAGGTAACAGCTATCTGCTCAAGCATGCACCGAACGTCCTCGGTTCTGCTGCGCTGATTGGGCAAATTTTTGCTGATGCCGGTATTGCGCAAGGCGTCTTTGGCTGGGTGAATGCCACCAATGATGGTGTGAGCCAGGCGATCAACGATCGTCGTATCGCAGCGGTAACCGTCACCGGTAGCGTGCGTGCAGGTGCGGCAATAGGGGCTCAGGCGGGAGCGGCGCTGAAAAAATGTGTTCTGGAGCTGGGCGGCTCCGATCCGTTTATCGTGCTGAATGATGCCGATCTGGATCTGGCGGTTCGCGCGGCCGTCACGGGACGTTATCAGAACACCGGGCAGGTTTGCGCGGCGGCAAAGCGCTTTATTATCGAAGAGGGGATTGCCGATGACTTTACCCGGCGTTTTGTTGCGGCGGTGGCGGCGCTGAAGATGGGAGCACCGGATCGGGAAGAGAATGATATTGGCCCGATGGCGCGTTTCGATCTGCGTGACGAACTGCACCAGCAGGTGCAGGCCACGCTCGCGCAAGGGGCCACGCTGCTGCTGGGCGGCGAGAAAATCAGCGGGGAGGGCAACTATTACGCGCCAACCGTGCTGAGCCATGTCACCCCGACAATGACCGCCTTCCGTCAGGAGCTGTTTGGCCCGGTGGCGGCGATTACGGTGGCGAAGGATGCGGAACATGCCCTGCAGCTTGCCAACGACAGCGACTTTGGTCTCTCTGCCACGGTGTTTACCGCCGACGAAGCGCTGGCCGGGAGATTCTCCCGCGAGCTGGAGTGCGGCGGGGTGTTTATCAATGGCTTTAGCGCCAGCGATGCGCGCGTGGCCTTTGGCGGCGTGAAGAAGAGTGGTTTTGGCCGCGAGCTTTCCCACTTTGGTTTGCACGAATTCTGTAACGTGCAGACGGTGTGGAAGAACAGAGTGTAA
- a CDS encoding LysR family transcriptional regulator → MDLTQLEMFNAVALTGSITQAAQKVHRVPSNLTTRIRQLEADLGVELFIRESQRLRLSPAGHNFLRYSKQILALVDEARMVVAGDEPQGLFALGALESTAAVRIPESLAAFNQRYPRIQFALSTGPSGTMIDGVLEGTLSAAFVDGPLSHPELEGMPVYREEMMLVTPAGHAAVTRAAQVSGSDVYAFRANCSYRRHLESWFHADRATPGRIHEMESYHGMLACVIAGAGIALMPRSMLESMPGHHQVEAWPLAENWRWLTTWLVWRRGAMTRQLEAFIALLNERRQPEPSP, encoded by the coding sequence ATGGATTTAACTCAGCTTGAAATGTTTAACGCCGTTGCCCTGACCGGCAGCATCACCCAGGCGGCGCAGAAGGTGCATCGCGTGCCGTCTAACCTGACCACCCGCATCCGCCAGCTTGAGGCCGATCTCGGCGTTGAGCTGTTTATCCGGGAGAGCCAGCGTTTGCGGTTATCTCCCGCCGGGCACAACTTTCTGCGCTACAGCAAGCAGATCCTGGCGCTGGTTGACGAGGCGCGGATGGTCGTCGCCGGTGATGAGCCGCAGGGGTTATTTGCCCTTGGCGCCCTGGAGAGCACCGCCGCCGTGCGGATCCCGGAAAGTCTGGCGGCGTTTAACCAACGCTATCCGCGCATTCAGTTCGCGCTCTCTACCGGCCCGTCCGGAACCATGATTGACGGCGTTCTGGAAGGCACCTTAAGTGCGGCGTTTGTCGACGGGCCACTTTCTCACCCGGAACTGGAAGGCATGCCGGTTTACCGGGAAGAGATGATGCTGGTCACGCCTGCCGGGCATGCGGCGGTGACGCGCGCCGCGCAGGTAAGCGGCAGCGACGTCTACGCGTTTCGCGCAAACTGTTCGTATCGACGTCATCTGGAAAGCTGGTTTCACGCCGACCGCGCCACGCCCGGGCGGATCCATGAGATGGAGTCGTATCACGGTATGCTCGCCTGCGTGATTGCAGGGGCGGGTATTGCGTTGATGCCCCGCTCAATGCTGGAGAGTATGCCGGGGCATCATCAGGTAGAGGCGTGGCCGCTGGCGGAGAACTGGCGCTGGCTGACCACCTGGCTGGTGTGGCGTCGTGGGGCGATGACCCGCCAGCTCGAAGCGTTTATAGCGCTGCTAAACGAACGTCGACAACCAGAGCCTTCTCCATAA
- a CDS encoding GNAT family N-acetyltransferase, translating into MYSITSESARHPDILKLIAALDRYQSELYPAESNHLLDLAALPEASLILMIIRDPQLQAVGCGAVVLNGDGTGEMKRVYIDPAHRGQHLGETLLAALEDEALSRHCHTVRLETGIKQNAAIRLYEQCGYERRPAFAPYVDDPLSLFMEKALVVDVRLAAL; encoded by the coding sequence ATGTATTCCATTACCTCTGAATCTGCCCGTCATCCGGATATCCTCAAGCTGATTGCGGCGCTTGACCGCTATCAGAGCGAACTCTATCCCGCTGAAAGCAATCATCTGCTCGATCTGGCTGCGCTGCCTGAAGCCTCGCTTATCCTGATGATCATTCGCGACCCGCAGCTGCAGGCCGTGGGATGTGGTGCCGTGGTGCTGAATGGCGACGGTACCGGAGAAATGAAGCGGGTCTATATTGATCCGGCCCATCGCGGGCAACATCTGGGCGAGACGCTGCTGGCCGCCCTCGAAGATGAAGCCCTGAGCCGTCATTGCCATACCGTGCGTCTGGAGACAGGGATCAAGCAAAATGCCGCCATTCGCCTGTATGAACAGTGCGGATATGAACGCCGTCCGGCGTTTGCGCCGTATGTCGACGATCCGCTGAGTCTGTTTATGGAGAAGGCTCTGGTTGTCGACGTTCGTTTAGCAGCGCTATAA